A region of Streptomyces deccanensis DNA encodes the following proteins:
- a CDS encoding glycosyltransferase family 2 protein translates to MVEAGPRVAVAVVTMGNRPAEVDALLASVAKQDIAPERIVIVGNGCPLPEFAERLGLPGEVTLIEVDENLGCPGGRNVALERLRAFGDVDVVVELDDDGLLVDADVLRRVRDLYAADPRLGIVGFRIADEHGETQRRHVPRVGAKDPMRGGPVTGFLGGGHALSMAMLGETGDWAAEFFFAHEETDLAWRALDAGWTVLYAPELLLQHPKTSPARHAIYYRVNARNRVWLARRRLPLPLIPVHLGVWVLITLLRMRSAGGLKAWFSGFVEGWRESGGERRPMSWRTVWRLTRLGRPPIL, encoded by the coding sequence GTGGTGGAGGCCGGGCCTCGGGTCGCTGTCGCCGTGGTGACGATGGGCAATCGGCCCGCGGAGGTGGACGCGCTGCTCGCCTCCGTGGCCAAGCAGGACATCGCGCCCGAACGGATCGTGATCGTCGGCAACGGCTGCCCCCTCCCCGAGTTCGCCGAACGGCTCGGCCTGCCCGGCGAGGTCACCCTCATCGAGGTGGACGAGAACCTCGGCTGCCCCGGCGGCCGGAACGTCGCCCTGGAGCGGCTCCGCGCCTTCGGCGACGTCGACGTCGTCGTCGAACTGGACGACGACGGGCTGCTCGTCGACGCCGATGTGCTGCGCCGCGTACGGGACTTGTACGCCGCCGACCCCCGCCTCGGCATCGTCGGGTTCCGGATCGCCGACGAGCACGGCGAGACCCAGCGGCGGCACGTGCCGAGGGTCGGCGCGAAGGACCCGATGCGCGGCGGCCCGGTCACCGGGTTCCTCGGCGGCGGGCACGCCCTCTCCATGGCCATGCTCGGCGAGACGGGCGACTGGGCCGCCGAGTTCTTCTTCGCGCACGAGGAGACCGACCTGGCGTGGCGGGCGCTCGACGCCGGCTGGACCGTGCTGTACGCCCCCGAGCTGCTCCTCCAGCACCCGAAGACGTCACCGGCCCGGCACGCCATCTACTACCGCGTCAACGCCCGCAACCGCGTCTGGCTCGCCCGCCGCCGCCTCCCGCTCCCCCTCATCCCCGTCCACCTGGGCGTGTGGGTCCTCATCACCCTGCTGCGGATGCGCTCGGCGGGCGGCCTGAAGGCCTGGTTCAGCGGCTTCGTGGAGGGCTGGCGCGAGTCGGGCGGCGAACGCCGGCCGATGAGCTGGCGAACGGTCTGGCGCCTGACGCGCCTGGGCCGCCCCCCGATCCTGTAA